The segment GGTGCTGATGTCCCCGCTGCGCCGCCTGTGGGCGTCGGTGCAGGCCGGCGTGCGCGACATGGCGGCGAAGCGCGACGCGGCGAAGGGCGCGAGCCGCACGCGCCTGCACAACCAGATCGCCAAGTTGCTGCGCGACTTCGCCGACCAGATTGCGGCTACGACCGTGCTCGACCCGGCCTGTGGCAGCGGTAACTTCCTCTACGTCAGCCTGCAACTGCTGCACGACCTGGAGAAAGCGGTCATCCGCACGGCCAGCGAACTCGGCATCGGCTCGTTCTTCCCCGGCGTCTCGCCGGCGCAACTGCGCGGCATCGAGATCAACCCGTACGCGCACGAACTGGCGCAGACGACGATCTGGATCGGGCATATCCAGTGGATGCGCGACAACGGCTTCGGCACGCCGGACGCGCCGATCCTTAGGCCGCTCGACACGATCACGGAGATGGACGCCATCCTGGCGCACGACGCGCACGGCAAACCGGTCGAGCCGGCATGGCCCAACGCTGATGTGATCGTCGGCAACCCGCCATTTCTCGGCGGCAAGCGTTTGCGGACAGAGTTGGGCGACAAATATATCGACGACCTGTTCGTCTTGTACGAAGGTCGCGTGCCGCACGAGGCTGATCTGGTCTGCTACTGGTTCGAGAAAGCGCGCGGACAAATCGAGGCGAAGAAGACTAAACGCGCCGGGTTGCTGGCGACGCAAGGTATTCGCGGCGGCGCAAACCGCGAGGTGCTGAAGCGGATCAAAGACAGCGGCGACATCTTCTGGGCACAGTCCGACCGAGAATGGGTACTCGACGGCGCGAACGTGCATGTTTCAATGGTCGGGTTTGATGACGGTTCCGAAACTAACCGCATACTGAACGGCATCGTAACGGCCAATGTAAATCCTGATCTTACCGGGACCACTGATCTGACAATGGCCAGGTCGTTGACTGAAAATCTTGGCATTTCGTTTATGGGTGATACAAAAGGTGGCGCATTTGATATTTCCGATGACGTCGCTCAGACCATGCTCCATGACAAAGGCAATCCAAATCGATTGCCCAACAGCGATGTAGTGCGCCCGTGGGTAAACGGCTTTGGCATAACGCGCCGCTCACGCGAAATGTGGATTATCGATTTCGGCAAAGACATGCCCGAAAAGCAAGCGTCGCAATACGAGCGACCGTTTGAGTACGTCAAAACGCATGTTCGCCCGGAGCGATTGAAGAATAACCGCGAAGCCTATCGTAGGCGTTGGTGGCTCCATGTCGAGGCGCGTCCTGCCATGCGAGACGCGCTGGAACCATTGCCTCGCTTCATTGCAACAATTACTGTAGCGAAATACCGGCTTTTCTCTTGGTTGCGGCATCCGACGCTACCTGATCACGCATTGATCGTCTTCGCCCGCGACGACGACTACTTCTTCGGCGTTCTGCATTCCAAGGTACATGAACTATGGGCGCTCCGCAAAGGCACTGCGCTTGAGGATCGCCCACGCTACACGCCGACCTCAACATTTGAGACGTTCCCCCTGCCGTGGCCGCCCGGCCACGAGCCAAAAGACGATCCGCGCGTGACTGCCATCGCCGACGCCGCGCGCGAACTGGTCGCCAAGCGCGATGCGTGGCTGAACCCGCCCGGGGCAACGCCGGTGGAACTGAAGCAGCGCACACTAACCAAGCTCTACAACGAGCGGCCGACCTGGCTCGACCTGCTGCACCGCGCGCTCGACGCCGCCGTGTGCGCCGCCTACGGCTGGCCCGCCGACCTGCCCGACGACGACATCCTCGCGCGGCTGCTGGCGCTCAATTTGGAACGGGCGGCGAGCCATTCGCCAATGCCTTACGACACGTTCAAGTAGGCTGCCGCGCCGGCACGCGAACGGACCAATGAGCGCAGAAGAGGTTGCGTCGCAAACATGCGTTCTAAATTGCGCCGGTTCCATTCTTGGCTGAAATTTGTCGCGAGTCTATAATTTGTTCCCGCACAAATGGCGGCAACGATAGACTCTAACCAAGTAAAGATGGCGGTGACATGATTTCAGATAGCGCTAGTCTCTTTCATGCCGGCATTAACTGGCTAATGTCGCCCTCACCGACGATATCGCGACGTAAATTCCGTGCATTCCAAGAAGCGCTTGATGAATTCACCGTTGACTATGAACAGGCGAAATACGGCGATCAGGCCATAGTGTTTGGCCGTTCCCAGCAAAGCTCGCTTGAAATCAAGATCGCACAGGTTCCTGGAGCCATACCGATTGGTCATCTGCTGATTGTTTCTCCAAACGCAAGGCAGACGATCCAGCAATTCAGGCAAGACGCCAAAGCAACAACGCATGCGTTCGAGCGCGTTTGGCCAGAACAACGCCAATTCATTACTCGCGACGTAACAATACGCTACCTGTACGAGTCAGAAAGCGAGCATGCGTTTAAGGAATTATGGGAAGGACGCTTCAAGCAGACTGATGAGTCTCTGAAATTGCTGGGACGCCCGCTATGGGGCGGCGGACTTCGTTTTGTACTGCCTCCTCTGCCTGATGAGCCTGAGCCCTGTAGTATTGAAGTCAAGATCGAATCGTTTCTGGAAAACCCTAAAAAGATGTTCGTTGAAACGGTATTCAAGTGGTTAAATCCACAGGAACCAGGCAGTGCTTTCGACGCAGACCGTCTGATTTCAACCGTAGATTCGTACATCGACAATCACGTGTTGCCATTCATCAATGGAGCGCCCAAATGAACAACGTTAAGATTGATAGCTCATCTGGCGTCTGGGTTCAGCCGCCAATTACCCAGTACGCGTTTGTCACCGAGTACGGTATTATTCGGGCTCGGCCCATGGGAGATAACTATCAGACTTCGAGCTCTGCCGATGTTACGACCGAACTGACCACAGAGGATCGCTTGCGCGAATCGCGCGATGACAGCCTGATGGGACGCTTCAAGGACTTTGATTCTATGGAGGAGTTTATCACTTCACTGGACGACCCATTGGATGAAGCGCGCTAAGGTTCATGCGTGTGAAGTATCGTCGCACCAACACGTTTCACCGCAGGTTTAACGAATTGCCAGTTCATATCCAGGAAAAGGCAAAGAAAGCATTCATGCTGTTCAAGAATGATCCGCGCCATCCATCGCTTCAGACGAAGAAGATGCGTGGGAAGGAAAACACTTGGGAGGGTAGGATAGATCAATCATATCGCTTCATATTCCACTATGATAGCGATGAAGCAACGGGTGAAACATTCTGTATATTTGACGAGATTGGCCCACACCGAATCCTTGATGACATATAGTATGCATCGCCGCCGCTCCTTGCAAATACAACCCGAGCCCGCCAGTGACGGCGGGCTCACTTTGCGTTTCGACGCCTGTCCGCCGCCCTACTCCTCCCCCATCACCTCGACACACGCGTGGATGACACGGCGGACGCCGAGGCAAAATTGCGTGCGCGCCATCGCCGACGCCGCGCGCGAACTGGTCGCCAAGCGCGACGCGTTGTTGGCCACGATGCCCTCTGGCCTCACGCCAGAGGGCGCCGATCGGTCTGCGGCGGAGGGCCGCAGACCCGATGTAACGTCGGTGGAACTGAAGCAGCGCACGCTGACCAAGCTCTACAACGAGCGGCCGACCTGGCTCGACCTGCTGCACCGCGCGCTCGACGCGACGGTATGCGCCGCCTACGGCTGGCCCGCCGACCTGCCCGACGACGACATCCTCGCGCGGCTGCTGGCGTTGAACCTGGCGCGGTCTGGCCGGCGGCCTCGCCCGCCCGGCGCCATGGTTAATGCAGGCTGCAGCCAATCAAGATCAGGACGTGTCATGGAAAACCGCATCGGCATCATCGATCTCGGCTCCAACTCCTGCCGGCTGGTCATCTTCGCGCTGGACGAGCAACTCTCGTTCCGGCTGGTCGACCAGGTCTCGGAGAAAGTGCGTATCGGCGAAGGGGGCTTCGCGGGCGGCGAACTGCTGGACGAGCCGATGGATCGCGCGGTTGCGCTCATGCGGTTGTTCCGCGAACTGTGCGACGCCAACGGTATCCGGCGCGTGCTGGCGACGGCGACCAGCGCGGTGCGCGATGCCGCCAACCGCGACGAGTTCCTGCGGCGTGCGCGCGCCGAGGCGGGGCTGTCGCTGCGTGTGCTCTCCGGCGAGGAGGAAGGCTATTACGCCTATCTCGGCGTCGTCAACAGCCTGCCGTTCGACGACGGCATCATCGGCGACCTGGGCGGCGGCAGTCTGGAACTGGTGCGCGTGCGCAACCGGCTGCCGGCCGCGATGCTCTCGCTGCCGCTGGGCGCGGTGCGCCTGACCGAGACGTTCCTGCGGCACGACCCGGTCCGCTCGTCGGAGGCGCGCGCGCTGATTGATCACATCGACGAGACGCTGGAACAGGTCGGCTGGCTGCGACTGGGCGCGCGCGAGCAACTGGTGCTGGTCGGCGGCACGGCGCGCGCGCTGGCCAAGGTGGATCAGGAGGAGCGCGCTTACCCGGTTGACCGCCTGCACGGCTACCGCCTGACGCGGCGCGCGGCGCAGAAGCAGATGGAACGGCTGCTCGATGCGCGCCTGAAAGAACGGTCGCGGATCGACGGGTTGAATAGCGAGCGCGCCGATATCATTCCGGCCGGCGCGGCGGTCATTGCGCGGCTGGCGCGCCACAGCGGCGCGAGCGACATGCTCATCTCCGGCCAGGGCCTGCGCGAGGGCGTCTTCTTCGAGGAGTTGCTGCTGCACCGCGCGCGCATCAAGGCCGCGCAACTGCCGGCTGCGCCTGCCGCGCTCCACCGCTCCCGGCCCAACACGCCGATCGCGCGGGTGGCCGATGTGCGCGCGCTCGGCGTCGTCAACGCCGCCTGCCGCTACCGTGTGGATTGGACGCATGCCGCGCAGGTGCTGCGCCTGGCGCTGTCGCTGTTCGACGCCCTGCGCCGCCTGCATGGCTTCGGCGCGCGCGAGCGCGAATGGCTGGCCGCCGCCGCGCTGCTGCACGACATCGGCGTGGCGGTGGACTACTATCGCCATCACCGCCATTCGGCGTACCTGATTGAAAACGCGGACCTGCCCGGCTTTGAGCACGCGGAGATCGCCGTCATCGCGCTGCTGGCCCGCTGGCACCGGCAGGGCAACCCCAAGCCGGAAGGCTACGCCGGCATCCTCGGCGCCGACGGCATCGACCGGGTGCGCAAGCTGTCGGCAATTCTGCGGCTGGCCGAGGACCTGGAGCGCAGCCGCGCGCAGGTCGTGGCCGGCGTGCAGTGCACGGCCGGCGCGGAGCAGGTGCGTATCGTCGCGCTGACGCGCGGGCGCGGCGAGGCGGAACTGTGGGCGGCCAATCGCAACGCCGACTCGTTCCGCTCGATCTTCAAGCGCGATCTGCGCGTCAGCGGCACGCGCACCACACGCCGGCCCGTCGCGCCGCCGCCCGACGGCACAATCTTCGAGCGCGCGCGCTGGTGGCGACAGATGCAGGACTGATGCGCCGCCGATAGAATTAGGACTTACGCAAGACAGCCATCGCCATACAAGATACAGTGCGGTAAGTCTCTTGGGAATACTACGCTTGGTATCTGTGCGTAAGTCCTAAGAATAATGAAAGAGGGGCACGGTTTACCGTGCCCCTCGGTTGTTCACTGTGTAACGCGCGGACGCTAGTAGCTCCGACTTCCGCGATCGCGGCCGCCGCCATAGCCGCCACGGCCGCCACCACCACCGCCGCCGTAGCCGCCGCGGCCACCACCACCGCCGCCACCGCCGTAGCCGCCGCGACCACCGCCGCCGCCACCATAGCCGCCGCGACCGCCACCGCCGCCGCCGCCCGAATCGGTCTTCGGCCGCGCAATGTTCACGGTCATGCGGCGCCCCTTCAATTCTTTCTCATTGAAGAGCTTGATAGCGTTCTCCGCCTCCGCCTGTGTGGCCATTTCGACGAAGCCGAAACCCTTCGACCGGCGGGTTTCTCGATCAAGGATCACTGCCACGTCCTTGATCTCGCCGGCCTGGCTGAACAGTTCGCGCAGATCGTCCTCGGTCACGTCATACGACAAGTTGCCGACGTACAGTTTGGATTCCATCCCGATCCTTTCAATGCTGGCCGATACCGGACGTCTTCGCGCCGGAAGCCCAATGCCTACACCGCCCCGGGGCAGACCCGGTCGGCAATCAGACAAAACTGCGGGTACCTTACCATATT is part of the Chloroflexota bacterium genome and harbors:
- a CDS encoding class I SAM-dependent DNA methyltransferase, translated to MPSLTPQQFVDKWRNVTLKERSAAQEHFIDLCHMLGHETPAQADRSGASFAFEAGVSKSAGGQGFADVWKRGYFAWEYKGVHANLDKAYQQLLQYHEALESPPLLVVSDMQVIEVHTKFDRSVKKIYRLTLDDLLTADGYKTLRAVFTDPDALRAGQTTEQVTQEAAREFARLAEILRKYGTEPHAVARYLIRLLFCLFAEDAGLLPAGLFTRLVEQGRKSPQAFAAQARALFGAMRGGGWFGADEIAHFNGGLFADDHALELPGEALEILRGVSRLDWSSIEPSIFGTLFERGLDPDRRSQLGAHFTSRDDIVLLVEPVLMSPLRRLWASVQAGVRDMAAKRDAAKGASRTRLHNQIAKLLRDFADQIAATTVLDPACGSGNFLYVSLQLLHDLEKAVIRTASELGIGSFFPGVSPAQLRGIEINPYAHELAQTTIWIGHIQWMRDNGFGTPDAPILRPLDTITEMDAILAHDAHGKPVEPAWPNADVIVGNPPFLGGKRLRTELGDKYIDDLFVLYEGRVPHEADLVCYWFEKARGQIEAKKTKRAGLLATQGIRGGANREVLKRIKDSGDIFWAQSDREWVLDGANVHVSMVGFDDGSETNRILNGIVTANVNPDLTGTTDLTMARSLTENLGISFMGDTKGGAFDISDDVAQTMLHDKGNPNRLPNSDVVRPWVNGFGITRRSREMWIIDFGKDMPEKQASQYERPFEYVKTHVRPERLKNNREAYRRRWWLHVEARPAMRDALEPLPRFIATITVAKYRLFSWLRHPTLPDHALIVFARDDDYFFGVLHSKVHELWALRKGTALEDRPRYTPTSTFETFPLPWPPGHEPKDDPRVTAIADAARELVAKRDAWLNPPGATPVELKQRTLTKLYNERPTWLDLLHRALDAAVCAAYGWPADLPDDDILARLLALNLERAASHSPMPYDTFK
- a CDS encoding Ppx/GppA family phosphatase, encoding MRAIADAARELVAKRDALLATMPSGLTPEGADRSAAEGRRPDVTSVELKQRTLTKLYNERPTWLDLLHRALDATVCAAYGWPADLPDDDILARLLALNLARSGRRPRPPGAMVNAGCSQSRSGRVMENRIGIIDLGSNSCRLVIFALDEQLSFRLVDQVSEKVRIGEGGFAGGELLDEPMDRAVALMRLFRELCDANGIRRVLATATSAVRDAANRDEFLRRARAEAGLSLRVLSGEEEGYYAYLGVVNSLPFDDGIIGDLGGGSLELVRVRNRLPAAMLSLPLGAVRLTETFLRHDPVRSSEARALIDHIDETLEQVGWLRLGAREQLVLVGGTARALAKVDQEERAYPVDRLHGYRLTRRAAQKQMERLLDARLKERSRIDGLNSERADIIPAGAAVIARLARHSGASDMLISGQGLREGVFFEELLLHRARIKAAQLPAAPAALHRSRPNTPIARVADVRALGVVNAACRYRVDWTHAAQVLRLALSLFDALRRLHGFGAREREWLAAAALLHDIGVAVDYYRHHRHSAYLIENADLPGFEHAEIAVIALLARWHRQGNPKPEGYAGILGADGIDRVRKLSAILRLAEDLERSRAQVVAGVQCTAGAEQVRIVALTRGRGEAELWAANRNADSFRSIFKRDLRVSGTRTTRRPVAPPPDGTIFERARWWRQMQD
- a CDS encoding RNA-binding protein; the encoded protein is MESKLYVGNLSYDVTEDDLRELFSQAGEIKDVAVILDRETRRSKGFGFVEMATQAEAENAIKLFNEKELKGRRMTVNIARPKTDSGGGGGGGRGGYGGGGGGRGGYGGGGGGGGRGGYGGGGGGGRGGYGGGRDRGSRSY